A genomic region of Solanum dulcamara chromosome 2, daSolDulc1.2, whole genome shotgun sequence contains the following coding sequences:
- the LOC129880225 gene encoding protein NRT1/ PTR FAMILY 2.13 — protein sequence MEDKKKNNSSISLSFPSPENGVYDEEKHTSGSDSPAKTCRRKPGGWRAMPYVLGNETFERLATIGLLANFMQFLLTVFHLDQVSASNVLNIWSGITNFIPLLGAFISDAYIGRFWTIAFASVFEIMGMMTLTFIPWLPKLHPPPCKMGQQCHRPNKSQMGFLAMGLGLLSIGSGGIRPCSIPFGVDQFDSTTNEGRKGIASFFNWYYTSFTVVLIIAVTLVVYIQDSVSWVIGFGIPTILMFLSIILFFIGTKVYVYVKPEGSIFSSIVQVFVAAHKKRKLMLPDERESNRVFYDPLLPKGSIVNKLPLTNKYRSLNKAAIVMEDEVNNDGTCSNKWRLCSIQQIEEVKCLLQIIPVWATGIICFTAMAQQGTFTMSQALKMDRHLGPKFQIPPGSLSVISMITVGIWLPIYDRLIVPSVRKITRIEGGITLLQRIGIGMVFSILSMVVAGLIEKVRRNAAIMHNSPDGIAPITVMWLAPQLILMGFAEAFNILGQIEFYNKEFPENMSSVANSLFSCTVAGASYLSSLLVNILHNTTGGHGHSDWLTKDINEGRVENYYYLIAGLGVLNLFYFLYVARRYQYKTTLVVDEGIKAFSDVHELHDIKY from the exons atggaggacaaaaaaaaaaataactccTCAATATCCTTATCCTTCCCCTCCCCGGAAAATGGTGTCTACGACGAGGAAAAACACACCTCCGGCAGTGATTCTCCGGCAAAAACATGCCGGAGAAAGCCTGGTGGATGGAGAGCTATGCCTTATGTTCTAG gAAATGAGACATTTGAGAGGTTGGCAACAATAGGGTTATTGGCAAATTTCATGCAGTTTTTATTAACAGTGTTTCATTTGGACCAAGTGTCTGCTTCTAATGTTCTTAATATATGGTCTGGCATTACTAATTTCATACCATTGCTTGGTGCTTTTATTTCCGATGCATATATTGGTCGGTTTTGGACTATTGCTTTTGCCTCCGTCTTTGAAATAATG GGAATGATGACATTGACCTTTATACCTTGGTTACCTAAGCTACACCCTCCTCCTTGCAAAATGGGCCAACAATGTCATAGGCCCAACAAGTCACAAATGGGCTTTCTAGCAATGGGCCTAGGACTTTTATCCATTGGGTCTGGTGGAATAAGGCCCTGTAGTATCCCATTTGGTGTGGACCAATTTGATTCAACAACAAATGAAGGAAGAAAAGGAATTGCTAGTTTCTTTAATTGGTATTACACATCGTTTACAGTGGTACTGATTATTGCAGTTACACTTGTGGTGTATATTCAAGATTCTGTGAGTTGGGTAATTGGATTTGGTATCCCTACGATACTCATGTTCTTGtctatcattttatttttcattggaACGAAAGTGTACGTCTATGTGAAGCCAGAAGGAAGTATTTTCTCGAGCATTGTCCAGGTTTTTGTAGCGGCTCACAAGAAACGTAAGCTTATGCTTCCTGATGAACGTGAGAGTAACAGGGTATTTTATGATCCGTTGTTACCCAAAGGATCTATCGTGAACAAACTCCCTTTAACCAATAAATACAG ATCATTGAACAAAGCAGCTATAGTGATGGAGGATGAAGTTAATAATGATGGTACTTGTTCAAATAAATGGAGACTATGTAGTATccaacaaattgaagaagtaaAATGCCTTCTCCAAATAATTCCAGTTTGGGCAACAGGGATTATTTGTTTCACAGCCATGGCACAACAGGGCACATTCACAATGTCACAAGCTCTAAAAATGGACCGTCACCTCGGGCCTAAATTCCAAATCCCACCCGGTTCCCTCTCCGTTATATCGATGATCACCGTAGGTATATGGCTACCAATCTATGATCGATTAATCGTGCCATCGGTTAGAAAAATCACAAGAATTGAAGGTGGGATCACATTGTTACAAAGAATTGGAATTGGTATGGTTTTTTCGATTTTATCGATGGTTGTAGCAGGGCTAATTGAAAAGGTACGAAGAAATGCCGCGATAATGCATAATAGTCCTGATGGAATTGCACCTATTACAGTCATGTGGTTAGCTCCACAACTAATACTTATGGGATTTGCTGAGGCTTTTAACATACTTGGTCAAATTGAGTTTTACAATAAGGAATTTCCTGAAAATATGAGTAGTGTGGCTAATTCTCTGTTTTCTTGCACGGTGGCTGGTGCAAGTTATTTAAGCAGTTTATTAGTGAACATTTTGCATAATACAACAGGGGGACATGGACATTCAGATTGGTTAACAAAGGATATTAACGAAGGTCGAGTTGAGAATTACTACTATCTTATTGCAGGATTAGGTGTGTTGAATTTGTTCTACTTTTTATATGTTGCTCGTCGATATCAGTATAAGACAACATTAGTAGTTGATGAAGGAATTAAGGCTTTTTCTGATGTTCATGAACTTCATGACATCAAGTATTAA